A stretch of the Lolium perenne isolate Kyuss_39 chromosome 3, Kyuss_2.0, whole genome shotgun sequence genome encodes the following:
- the LOC127343585 gene encoding KRR1 small subunit processome component, with amino-acid sequence MASDVEANAAAEAPEGKNWKRKGKHDKEKPWDEDPTIDRWTVEKFDPSWNEGGLLEVSSFSTLFPEYREKYLQDAWPIVKGALKEFGVSCELNLVEGSMTVSTTRKTRDPYIILKARDLIKLLSRSVPAPQAIKVLNDEMNCDIIKIGSIIRNKERFVKRRERLLGPNLSTLKAIEILTGCYILVQGNTVAAMGTFKGLKQVRKVVEDCIKNIKHPVYHIKELLIKRELAKNPALATESWDRFLPNFKKKNVKQKKPNTKEKKQYTPFPPPQQPSKIDLELESGEYFMSDKKKSAKKWQDKLDKQSEKSEEKKRKREAAFVPPKENTQSTKTTDDNNGIADIAKSLKKKAKKLRNSEAQENVKIESYVASNEESHSKKKHKSSSM; translated from the exons ATGGCTTCGGACGTCGAAGCCAACGCGGCGGCGGAAGCCCCGGAGGGCAAGAACTGGAAGCGGAAGGGGAAGCACGACAAGGAGAAGCCGTGGGACGAAGACCCCACCATCGACCGCTGGACGGTGGAGAAGTTCGACCCCTCCTGGAACGAGGGCGGCCTGCTGGAGGTCAGCTCCTTCTCCACCCTCTTCCCCGAGTACCGAG AGAAGTACCTGCAGGACGCGTGGCCGATCGTCAAGGGCGCGCTCAAGGAGTTCGGGGTCTCGTGCGAGCTCAATCTG GTGGAGGGTTCCATGACTGTTTCGACCACCAGGAAGACCAGGGACCCATACATTATTCTCAAGGCCAGGGACCTCATAAAACTCCTGTCGCGGAGTGTCCCTGCACCCCAA GCAATCAAAGTACTCAATGATGAGATGAACTGTGATATTATCAAGATTGGTAGCATCATAAGAAACAAG GAAAGATTTGTCAAAAGGAGAGAACGTCTTCTAGGTCCTAATCTGTCTACCCTGAAG GCTATAGAGATTCTGACTGGCTGCTACATCTTAGTTCAG GGGAATACTGTTGCTGCCATGGGTACCTTTAAGGGACTGAAACAAGTCCGAAAGGTTGTGGAGGACTGCATAAAGAACATAAAGCATCCAGTATACCACATTAAG GAACTACTAATTAAACGTGAGCTGGCTAAAAATCCTGCCCTAGCCACTGAAAGCTGGGACAGGTTTCTCCCAAACTTTAAGAA AAAGAATGTCAAGCAAAAGAAGCCAAATACTAAGGAGAAGAAACAGTACACACCCTTTCCGCCTCCTCAACAGCCTAGCAAG ATTGATCTTGAACTGGAGAGTGGTGAGTATTTCATGAGTGACAAGAAGAAGTCAGCAAAGAAATGGCAAGATAAGCTAGATAAGCAATCAGAGAAAtcagaggaaaagaaaagaaagcgAGAAGCTGCATTTGTTCCACCCAAG GAGAACACTCAATCCACCAAAACTACTGATGACAACAATGGGATTGCTGATATTGCGAAGTCCTTGAAG AAAAAGGCAAAGAAATTGAGGAATAGCGAGGCACAGGAAAATGTGAAAATAGAGTCATATGTTGCAAGCAATGAAGAATCACACTCCAAAAAGAAGCACAAATCTTCATCCATGTAA